A DNA window from Arachis duranensis cultivar V14167 chromosome 3, aradu.V14167.gnm2.J7QH, whole genome shotgun sequence contains the following coding sequences:
- the LOC107478680 gene encoding uncharacterized protein LOC107478680, producing the protein MLDGLLGRGFAAKCKSLIKLTKSRIDVIRRKRRATEKFLRKDMADLLTNGLDINAYGRAEGLLVELTLSSCYDFVEQSCEFVLKHLSVMHKLSGCPEECRDAVASLMFAAARFSDLPELRDLRQMFQERYGNSIECYVNQEFAANLNFKSSTLEKKVCLMQRIASEFSIKWDSKDFEQRMSKSYAFQQGHDTRMSNPLTDNNIPSHAKCATTTGVKRDTLFDKSPDHPNKAYRFQNGMEAVVLNRDDGGLQFRSTHPENGFKPLNAVEVIQKRDVHDNPLTVRHNNNWKENSMLKPNQHSSQKKPVEQFEGGSMLQDNSFATRQDTTKRSDRGGYRKEGSMPKSIGDSLQEKTVRQFEDASKLHDSCGDTTHLRENHDSTTARKSPSRLGMRFKSNVDEPFAANDVTMPDTDNLYREVQKDETPKQKRYYSNAIPPPYVKPKSKQQNSIFGVNMSSNIDSDGTSIYLSAHDRPDTASTSERIQIGWEDDDPDQHWQANRHKRPSKQSHEEGYYVCEDANEASVLKPKSTRRKHLRSRSSHTDAKNEDTGPRRKSRSRSRRRGESRHGLQTLLDDERYQNAEEERLIDKLLIHYSKKPSIIVPEKLRRNSKNSHPPEMDHTTREFLQNERQDGSNKSQEMATYPPRSVSLPREQTRAVETKKVYTRAATFQPDRSEGTRHVHPKLPDYDDLAARFAALRGR; encoded by the exons ATGTTGGACGGTCTACTTGGCAGAGGCTTTGCCGCTAAATG CAAATCGCTGATCAAACTCACCAAGAGTCGGATCGATGTGATACGAAGGAAGAGAAGAGCGACCGAGAAGTTTCTGAGGAAAGATATGGCTGATCTGCTCACGAACGGTCTCGATATCAATGCCTATGGAAGA GCTGAGGGACTGTTGGTTGAGCTAACACTGTCATCTTGTTATGATTTTGTTGAGCAATCCTGCGAGTTTGTATTGAAGCACCTCTCAGTCATGCACAAACTGAG TGGGTGCCCTGAGGAATGTAGGGATGCGGTAGCATCTCTGATGTTTGCTGCTGCGAGATTTTCCGATTTACCAGAGTTACGGGACCTTAGGCAAATGTTTCAGGAGAGATATGGGAATTCCATAGAATGTTATGTCAATCAGGAG TTTGCtgcaaatttgaattttaagtcTTCAACATTGGAGAAGAAGGTCTGCTTGATGCAACGGATTGCATCTGAGTTTTCAATAAAGTGGGACTCCAAGGATTTTGAGCAGAGGATGTCAAAGTCTTATGCTTTTCAACAG GGTCATGATACTCGTATGTCTAACCCTTTGACTGATAACAATATACCATCACATGCCAAGTGTGCTACCACAACAGGAGTCAAGCGTGATACTCTGTTCGACAAAAGTCCTGACCATCCAAACAAGGCGTACAGATTTCAGAATGGTATGGAAGCTGTTGTCCTAAACAGAGATGATGGTGGTCTTCAGTTCAGATCCACACACCCTGAAAATGGATTCAAGCCACTAAATGCTGTTGAAGTAATTCAAAAAAGGGACGTCCATGATAATCCATTAACAGTAAGGCATAATAATAATTGGAAGGAGAATAGTATGCTAAAACCAAATCAGCATTCATCACAGAAGAAACCAGTGGAACAATTTGAAGGTGGTTCCATGCTGCAAGACAATTCATTCGCCACAAGACAGGATACTACTAAGAGAAGTGATAGAGGAGGTTATCGGAAGGAGGGTAGCATGCCAAAATCTATTGGGGATTCATTACAAGAGAAAACAGTGAGACAATTTGAAGATGCTTCTAAGCTGCATGACAGTTGTGGGGATACCACCCATCTTAGAGAAAACCATGACTCTACAACTGCTAGAAAATCACCTAGTCGTCTAGGAATGCGATTTAAGAGTAATGTAGATGAGCCATTTGCTGCTAATGATGTTACCATGCCTGATACTGATAACTTGTACAGAGAAGTTCAAAAGGATGAAACTCCTAAGCAGAAGCGCTACTACAGTAATGCCATTCCACCACCATATGTCAAACCTAAATCCAAACAGCAGAACAGCATATTTGGAGTAAATATGTCTTCAAATATTGACAGTGATGGTACCTCTATATATCTTTCAGCGCATGATAGGCCTGACACTGCCTCTACATCAGAGAGGATTCAAATAGGTTGGGAGGATGATGATCCTGACCAGCATTGGCAAGCCAATAGGCACAAGAGACCAAGTAAACAGAGTCATGAAGAAGGGTATTATGTTTGTGAAGATGCTAATGAAGCCTCTGTGTTGAAACCAAAATCCACGAGGCGGAAGCACTTAAGATCTCGATCCAGTCACACTGATGCTAAAAATGAAGATACTGGACCAAGGAGAAAATCGAGGAGCAGAAGCAGGAGACGAGGTGAATCAAGGCATGGCCTGCAAACTTTGTTGGATGATGAGCGATATCAAAATGCTGAAGAGGAAAGGTTAATAGACAAATTATTGATCCATTATAGCAAAAAACCATCGATCATTGTACCTGAGAAACTAAGAAGAAATTCTAAAAACAGTCATCCGCCCGAAATGGATCACACAACCAGGGAATTTCTACAGAATGAAAGGCAGGATGGATCTAATAAGTCACAAGAGATGGCTACTTATCCTCCACGATCAGTTTCCCTTCCTCGTGAACAAACTAGAGCGGTGGAAACTAAGAAAGTATATACTCGAGCTGCTACATTTCAGCCAGATAGATCTGAAGGAACTCGGCATGTACATCCCAAGTTACCGGACTATGATGATTTAGCAGCTAGGTTTGCAGCCTTGagaggaagatga
- the LOC107478693 gene encoding uncharacterized protein LOC107478693, which produces MTGTSKVIMGATLVMVVILAVVLSLILVLLAELYCSLLLRRRHHRKTDSNAIPIAATQTTTTTDNAASASHPQHHLPPPPPPPPPAPHFRSIYAQGVLQAPSSFLLPAVVVGCDDQDIVGPKKLHSVLQIQTQEPNASPPQVGALSSSSSFISKPPQKANQEDPLEDGEPHLVYISNPIYETSGADTPFETPESSPSHLERNGTGSSEEDDEAAPPYTPPLTPMKKLPPQ; this is translated from the coding sequence ATGACGGGGACATCCAAAGTGATAATGGGTGCAACCTTGGTTATGGTTGTTATCCTTGCCGTTGTGCTTTCCCTTATACTTGTCCTCCTTGCTGAGCTCTATTGTTCTCTCTTACTCCGCCGGCGCCACCACAGAAAAACCGACTCCAACGCCATCCCCATCGCCGCCACCcaaacaaccaccaccacagacAATGCTGCTTCAGCTTCACACCCACAACACCACCTTCCTCCACCACCTCCACCTCCGCCTCCAGCTCCTCATTTCAGGAGCATTTATGCTCAGGGAGTTCTCCAAGCCCCAAGTAGCTTCCTTTTACCAGCAGTTGTTGTTGGTTGCGATGATCAAGACATAGTTGGACCAAAGAAGCTTCATTCTGTGCTTCAAATCCAAACCCAAGAACCCAATGCGAGCCCTCCTCAAGTTGGAGCtctctcttcatcttcttcattcatATCGAAACCACCACAAAAGGCAAACCAAGAAGACCCACTTGAAGATGGGGAACCCCACCTTGTGTACATTTCAAATCCCATTTATGAGACAAGCGGGGCAGACACCCCATTTGAGACACCAGAGAGCTCACCATCGCATTTAGAGAGAAATGGAACCGGTTCTTCTGAGGAAGACGATGAAGCAGCTCCTCCATATACACCACCTTTGACCCCAATGAAGAAGCTCCCTCCACAATGA
- the LOC107478681 gene encoding ras-related protein Rab5 isoform X1, whose translation MSSSKPWQGLETSVYKPNWWVLLGDMGAGKTSLVLRFVKGQFSEYQESTIGAAFFTQVLSLNEATVKFDIWDTAGQERYHSLAPMYYRGAAAAIVIYDITSMESFARAKKWVQQVQRHANPSLIMFLVANKADLGAERKVANEEGEEYAKENGLSFLETSAKTAQNVNELFYEIAKRLAKANPSRQTGIKLHSIPQETRRRSLFCCV comes from the exons GTACTTCTTGGGGACATGGGAGCAGGGAAGACAAGTTTGGTTCTTAGATTTGTGAAAGGCCAATTTTCTGAGTACCAG GAATCAACAATTGGGGCAGCGTTCTTCACTCAGGTTTTGTCTTTGAACGAAGCCACTGTCAAATTTGATATATGGGATACAGCAGGGCAGGAACGTTACCATAGTTTGGCCCCTATGTACTATCGTGGTGCTGCTGCTGCCATTGTTATCTATGACATTACAAGCATG GAATCTTTTGCGCGAGCAAAGAAGTGGGTTCAACAAGTGCAACGACATG CAAATCCGAGTTTGATAATGTTTTTGGTGGCTAACAAGGCTGATTTGGGAGCGGAGAGAAAGGTTGCAAATGAG GAGGGTGAAGAATATGCGAAAGAAAATGGATTGTCTTTTCTTGAAACCTCAGCAAAAACTGCACAGAATGTGAACGAGCTCTTCTATGAAATAG CAAAGAGATTGGCAAAAGCAAACCCTTCACGCCAAACCGGAATCAAGCTGCATAGCATACCTCAAGAAACCAGAAGAAGAAGCTTGTTTTGCTGTGTTTAG
- the LOC107478681 gene encoding ras-related protein Rab5 isoform X2 produces MARTGNKRLQAKLVLLGDMGAGKTSLVLRFVKGQFSEYQESTIGAAFFTQVLSLNEATVKFDIWDTAGQERYHSLAPMYYRGAAAAIVIYDITSMESFARAKKWVQQVQRHANPSLIMFLVANKADLGAERKVANEEGEEYAKENGLSFLETSAKTAQNVNELFYEIAKRLAKANPSRQTGIKLHSIPQETRRRSLFCCV; encoded by the exons GTACTTCTTGGGGACATGGGAGCAGGGAAGACAAGTTTGGTTCTTAGATTTGTGAAAGGCCAATTTTCTGAGTACCAG GAATCAACAATTGGGGCAGCGTTCTTCACTCAGGTTTTGTCTTTGAACGAAGCCACTGTCAAATTTGATATATGGGATACAGCAGGGCAGGAACGTTACCATAGTTTGGCCCCTATGTACTATCGTGGTGCTGCTGCTGCCATTGTTATCTATGACATTACAAGCATG GAATCTTTTGCGCGAGCAAAGAAGTGGGTTCAACAAGTGCAACGACATG CAAATCCGAGTTTGATAATGTTTTTGGTGGCTAACAAGGCTGATTTGGGAGCGGAGAGAAAGGTTGCAAATGAG GAGGGTGAAGAATATGCGAAAGAAAATGGATTGTCTTTTCTTGAAACCTCAGCAAAAACTGCACAGAATGTGAACGAGCTCTTCTATGAAATAG CAAAGAGATTGGCAAAAGCAAACCCTTCACGCCAAACCGGAATCAAGCTGCATAGCATACCTCAAGAAACCAGAAGAAGAAGCTTGTTTTGCTGTGTTTAG
- the LOC107478681 gene encoding ras-related protein Rab5 isoform X3, with translation MGAGKTSLVLRFVKGQFSEYQESTIGAAFFTQVLSLNEATVKFDIWDTAGQERYHSLAPMYYRGAAAAIVIYDITSMESFARAKKWVQQVQRHANPSLIMFLVANKADLGAERKVANEEGEEYAKENGLSFLETSAKTAQNVNELFYEIAKRLAKANPSRQTGIKLHSIPQETRRRSLFCCV, from the exons ATGGGAGCAGGGAAGACAAGTTTGGTTCTTAGATTTGTGAAAGGCCAATTTTCTGAGTACCAG GAATCAACAATTGGGGCAGCGTTCTTCACTCAGGTTTTGTCTTTGAACGAAGCCACTGTCAAATTTGATATATGGGATACAGCAGGGCAGGAACGTTACCATAGTTTGGCCCCTATGTACTATCGTGGTGCTGCTGCTGCCATTGTTATCTATGACATTACAAGCATG GAATCTTTTGCGCGAGCAAAGAAGTGGGTTCAACAAGTGCAACGACATG CAAATCCGAGTTTGATAATGTTTTTGGTGGCTAACAAGGCTGATTTGGGAGCGGAGAGAAAGGTTGCAAATGAG GAGGGTGAAGAATATGCGAAAGAAAATGGATTGTCTTTTCTTGAAACCTCAGCAAAAACTGCACAGAATGTGAACGAGCTCTTCTATGAAATAG CAAAGAGATTGGCAAAAGCAAACCCTTCACGCCAAACCGGAATCAAGCTGCATAGCATACCTCAAGAAACCAGAAGAAGAAGCTTGTTTTGCTGTGTTTAG